A region of Geobacillus sp. 46C-IIa DNA encodes the following proteins:
- the acsA gene encoding acetate--CoA ligase gives MKTELLPVVQGDYNLKNYEEAYEQFQWTETEKAFSWHETGRVNMAYEAIDRHAESFRKNKVALYYRDAVRNEKYTFKEMKEMSNKVANVLKQVADIEKGDRVFVFMPRSPELYFTVLGIIKTGAIVGPLFEAFMEGAVRDRLEDSGAKAIVTTPELLPRVPVGDLPELKYVFLVGDDVVEEGPYIDLKKRMNEASKHFDIQWVDRQDGLILHYTSGSTGKPKGVLHVHNAMIQHYQTAKWVLDLKEDDVYWCTADPGWVTGTSYGIFGPWLCGASSVIVGGRFSPDAWYQTIEDFGVTVWYSAPTAFRMLMGAGDEVVKKYDLSSLRHVLSVGEPLNPEVIRWGLKVFGRRIHDTWWMTETGGHLICNYPCMEIKPGSMGKPIPGVEAAIIDDQGNVLPPYRMGNLAIKKGWPSMMKTIWNNPQKYESYFIGDWYVSGDSAYMDEDGYFWFQGRVDDVINTSGERVGPFEVESKLVEHPAVAEAGVIGKPDPVRGEIIKAFIALREGYEPSEELKEDIRQFVKKGLAAHAAPREIEFRDKLPKTRSGKIMRRVLKAWELNLPTGDLSTMED, from the coding sequence ATGAAAACGGAACTGCTGCCAGTCGTACAAGGGGACTACAACTTGAAAAACTACGAGGAAGCATACGAACAGTTTCAATGGACGGAAACGGAGAAGGCGTTTTCTTGGCATGAAACCGGACGGGTCAACATGGCGTATGAGGCGATCGATCGCCATGCCGAGTCGTTCCGCAAAAATAAGGTGGCGCTTTACTACCGCGACGCTGTGCGAAATGAGAAATATACGTTCAAAGAGATGAAAGAGATGTCCAACAAAGTCGCCAACGTCTTAAAACAGGTGGCCGACATTGAAAAAGGCGACCGCGTGTTTGTGTTTATGCCGCGCTCGCCGGAGCTGTATTTTACGGTGCTCGGCATCATTAAAACCGGCGCCATCGTCGGGCCGCTGTTTGAAGCGTTTATGGAGGGGGCGGTGCGCGACCGTCTGGAAGACAGCGGAGCGAAAGCGATCGTGACGACGCCGGAGCTGCTGCCGCGCGTGCCGGTCGGCGATCTTCCGGAGCTGAAGTACGTCTTTTTGGTTGGTGACGATGTTGTTGAAGAAGGTCCGTACATCGATTTGAAAAAGCGGATGAATGAGGCAAGCAAGCACTTTGACATCCAATGGGTCGACCGTCAAGACGGCCTGATTTTGCACTATACGTCCGGCTCGACCGGCAAGCCGAAAGGCGTCCTGCACGTCCATAACGCCATGATCCAGCACTATCAAACGGCGAAATGGGTGCTTGACCTAAAAGAAGATGACGTTTATTGGTGCACGGCTGACCCAGGCTGGGTGACCGGGACATCATACGGCATTTTCGGCCCGTGGCTGTGCGGGGCGTCCAGCGTCATCGTCGGCGGCCGTTTCAGCCCGGACGCTTGGTATCAAACGATCGAAGACTTCGGCGTCACCGTCTGGTACAGCGCGCCGACAGCGTTCCGCATGCTGATGGGCGCGGGCGATGAAGTGGTGAAAAAATACGACTTAAGCTCGCTCCGCCATGTGTTAAGCGTCGGCGAGCCGCTCAATCCGGAAGTCATCCGCTGGGGATTGAAAGTGTTCGGCCGCCGCATTCATGATACATGGTGGATGACGGAAACGGGCGGACATCTCATTTGCAACTACCCATGCATGGAAATTAAGCCGGGATCGATGGGGAAACCGATTCCGGGGGTGGAGGCGGCGATCATTGACGATCAAGGGAACGTCCTGCCGCCGTACCGGATGGGCAACTTGGCCATCAAAAAAGGTTGGCCGTCGATGATGAAAACCATTTGGAACAACCCGCAAAAATACGAATCATACTTTATCGGCGATTGGTATGTGTCGGGCGACTCGGCCTATATGGATGAAGACGGCTATTTCTGGTTTCAAGGACGCGTTGACGATGTCATCAATACATCGGGCGAGCGCGTCGGGCCGTTTGAAGTCGAAAGCAAGCTCGTCGAGCATCCGGCCGTTGCGGAAGCCGGCGTCATCGGCAAACCCGATCCGGTGCGCGGGGAAATCATCAAGGCGTTCATCGCGCTTCGCGAAGGCTATGAGCCGTCCGAAGAGTTGAAAGAAGACATCCGTCAGTTTGTAAAAAAAGGGCTCGCCGCCCATGCTGCGCCGCGCGAGATCGAGTTCCGCGACAAGCTGCCGAAAACGCGAAGCGGAAAAATTATGCGCCGCGTCTTAAAGGCGTGGGAGCTCAACTTGCCGACCGGCGACTTATCGACCATGGAAGACTAA
- a CDS encoding sensor domain-containing diguanylate cyclase — MRWEETKRYESFKRKFFHWFLAFQDDGLFSTAAGELLALLKEELALEQAVLYLFDPSCGAFCPEAAAGGGPVAGRIAAEEKQEIVVVDDGGPRIAARLFFLLSEEAPTMVELVYGKGRRFDRPLLEALRADLAQLFRKLNALSQGKGEEKRYEQLHCFAAKIHSSMQIDDVLEEIIRTLQNVYPSFTYYLLLSHDNHLRGNLPIKTFAFDENGEQTAALRAFLTGQVQCEEKAAPQRSVLYAPIKGVQAVYGVIQIIAPYAAPFPKREINFISLLAGTAGSALENAKLYEQSRRLVADLQLINDTMRQLNARSRLYEAIDYMVSQIRQSFGADEVGFFLFADGKHELLPGSTPFFYEGSSAMYVEWVEARRRSGNDILFAGDVCASDFGSFRSVMAAPMLQNKETKGVCIVLARKPYQFTFDMFKLLQSLVQHSTLAFMNAILREELEKLVITDYLTKLYTRRYLDRAIQKSMEADALGAFLLIDIDNFKQINDIYGHQTGDDVLVQVAEMIRMNIRDNDIAARWGGEELAVYLPNVSLFDAVSVARRIVEKVREHTVPPVTVSCGISSWRQHDHDNAEQLFKRADAALYMAKETEKNCIFVSDRHHSYKV; from the coding sequence ATGAGATGGGAAGAAACGAAACGATATGAATCGTTTAAGCGGAAATTTTTCCACTGGTTTTTGGCGTTTCAGGACGACGGGCTGTTTTCAACGGCGGCGGGCGAGCTGCTTGCGCTGTTAAAAGAAGAGCTGGCGCTCGAACAAGCGGTATTGTACTTGTTTGACCCGTCGTGCGGCGCCTTTTGCCCGGAGGCGGCCGCTGGCGGGGGACCGGTGGCGGGGCGGATTGCGGCAGAGGAAAAGCAGGAGATCGTCGTGGTCGATGATGGCGGGCCGCGCATAGCCGCCCGCCTCTTTTTCCTGCTTTCCGAAGAAGCGCCGACGATGGTCGAGCTTGTGTACGGAAAAGGCCGCCGCTTCGACAGACCGCTGCTTGAAGCGCTGCGAGCGGATTTGGCCCAGCTGTTCCGCAAGCTGAACGCGTTATCACAAGGGAAGGGCGAGGAGAAACGGTACGAGCAGCTGCACTGCTTTGCGGCGAAAATCCACTCCTCGATGCAAATCGACGATGTGCTTGAAGAAATTATCCGCACGCTGCAAAACGTCTATCCGTCGTTTACATACTACCTTCTGTTATCGCACGATAACCACTTGCGCGGAAATTTGCCGATTAAAACGTTTGCCTTTGATGAAAACGGAGAGCAAACGGCGGCGCTGCGGGCGTTTTTGACCGGGCAGGTGCAATGCGAGGAGAAAGCGGCGCCGCAGCGTTCGGTGCTGTATGCGCCCATTAAAGGGGTGCAGGCGGTATACGGGGTGATTCAAATTATCGCCCCGTATGCCGCTCCGTTTCCGAAGCGGGAAATCAACTTTATTTCATTGTTGGCGGGGACGGCCGGCAGCGCGTTGGAAAACGCCAAACTGTACGAACAGTCGCGCCGGCTTGTTGCCGATTTGCAGCTCATTAACGACACGATGCGCCAGCTGAACGCCCGGTCGCGTCTGTACGAGGCGATCGACTATATGGTGTCGCAAATTCGGCAGTCGTTTGGCGCGGATGAAGTTGGCTTTTTCTTGTTTGCTGACGGCAAACATGAGCTTCTTCCGGGGAGCACGCCGTTTTTTTATGAAGGCTCGTCGGCGATGTATGTCGAATGGGTTGAAGCGCGGCGCCGCAGCGGAAATGATATTTTATTTGCCGGCGATGTATGCGCGTCCGATTTTGGGTCGTTTCGTTCCGTTATGGCTGCGCCGATGCTGCAAAATAAAGAAACAAAAGGCGTCTGCATCGTGCTTGCCCGCAAGCCATATCAGTTCACGTTTGACATGTTTAAACTGCTGCAATCGCTTGTTCAGCACTCGACATTGGCGTTTATGAACGCGATTTTGCGGGAGGAACTTGAGAAGTTGGTCATCACCGATTATTTGACGAAGCTGTATACGCGCCGTTATTTGGACAGAGCGATCCAAAAATCGATGGAAGCGGATGCGCTTGGGGCGTTTCTTTTAATCGATATCGACAACTTCAAGCAGATCAACGACATTTACGGCCATCAGACGGGCGACGATGTGCTCGTTCAAGTGGCCGAGATGATCCGCATGAACATCCGCGATAACGATATCGCGGCGCGCTGGGGAGGAGAGGAACTCGCTGTCTATTTGCCAAACGTGTCGCTTTTTGACGCGGTTTCCGTTGCCCGCCGCATCGTTGAAAAAGTGAGGGAGCATACGGTCCCGCCGGTGACCGTTTCGTGCGGCATTTCATCGTGGAGGCAGCATGACCATGATAATGCGGAACAGTTGTTTAAACGGGCGGACGCGGCGCTGTATATGGCGAAGGAGACTGAAAAAAACTGTATTTTTGTCAGTGATCGCCACCATTCATATAAGGTGTAA
- a CDS encoding transglycosylase domain-containing protein — protein MEQKPFRASLQKMWHYFSLTYDVVWNVTLILLITALCLVCFAAGIGAGYFAFLVKDMAVPSHDKMKSEIYSYEETSHMYFADGVYLGRFRSDLDREAVRLADVSPYVVQAVIATEDEHFYEHDGVVPKAVIRAMFQEMTNSPNKSGGSTLTQQLVKNQLLTSEVSFERKAKEMLLALRLERFLSKEEILEAYLNVVPFGRSSSGRNIAGIQAAAQGVFSVDAKDLNLAQAAFLAGLPQNPFVYTPFAADGSLKQDLSAGLERMKTVLYRMKRAGYISDKQYKEALAYDVTKHFAAPKPTPFERYPFLTMEIERRAKEVLAETFAKRDGHKPEELKRDAGLYRRYAGEARKALRQGGLRIYTTIDKAIYEQMQRVAARYPYYGSDRVYYTKDKRTGKTIAERQPVEVGAMLIENKTGKIISFVGGRDYKREQLNHATQAHRSNGSTMKPLLVYAPAMEMGVVQPGSVIPDLPLSIGSYSPKNADGNTHGLVSARRALQQSYNIPAVRIYTKIQSRHPVDYLLKMGVTSVAKQEENNPALAIGGTHIGVTVEENVNAYATFANYGSFVDAYIIEKITDKDGTIIYQHTSKPVPVFSPQTSYLMIDMMRDVLHGGTASSVPRYLTFSADWAGKTGTSQDKHDSWFVATNPNVTFGVWIGYDRPAPLESRYKGLSYSRRTQLLWAQFMNAAHRVKPKLIAPPERFLMPGGIVRRAYCAASGFSPSEACKKAGLVRYDLYNAKFTPRQGSDDYLVEGRFVVIGGRRYAALETTPEEFVTRGVIVNPKWLNQWGIDGMTSAGDDFVVAILKENGRVPAPPSARLNGRTLVWDRHRERDVIGYRVYQVSETGERQIAAIIKAEEAASFSALKPGAAYYVTAVDIAGRESAPSGKVALPAAQPAPPANPPAREDNAENGAASPSAPR, from the coding sequence ATGGAACAAAAACCGTTTCGAGCTTCTTTACAAAAAATGTGGCATTATTTTTCGCTTACATATGACGTCGTTTGGAATGTCACCCTTATTTTGCTCATCACCGCGCTCTGCCTCGTTTGTTTTGCTGCTGGCATCGGCGCCGGTTATTTCGCTTTTTTGGTGAAAGATATGGCGGTCCCTTCGCATGACAAAATGAAAAGCGAGATTTACAGTTATGAAGAAACGAGCCATATGTATTTTGCCGATGGCGTCTATTTAGGCCGATTCCGGTCCGACCTCGACCGCGAGGCGGTGCGCCTTGCCGACGTCTCCCCATACGTTGTGCAGGCGGTGATCGCCACCGAAGATGAGCACTTTTACGAACATGACGGCGTCGTCCCAAAGGCCGTCATTCGCGCCATGTTTCAGGAAATGACGAACTCGCCGAACAAAAGCGGCGGCAGTACGCTTACGCAGCAGCTCGTCAAAAACCAGCTGCTGACCAGCGAAGTGTCGTTCGAACGCAAGGCGAAGGAAATGTTACTGGCGCTGCGCCTTGAACGATTTTTGTCGAAAGAAGAAATTTTAGAAGCCTACTTAAATGTTGTTCCGTTCGGCCGCAGCTCATCAGGCCGCAACATCGCCGGCATCCAGGCCGCCGCCCAAGGGGTGTTCAGCGTTGACGCCAAAGATCTCAATCTCGCCCAAGCAGCGTTTTTAGCCGGCTTGCCGCAAAACCCGTTCGTCTATACGCCGTTTGCCGCTGATGGCAGCCTCAAACAAGATCTCTCGGCCGGATTGGAGCGGATGAAAACGGTGCTCTACCGGATGAAGCGCGCTGGCTATATTTCTGACAAGCAGTATAAAGAAGCGCTCGCCTACGATGTGACGAAACATTTCGCCGCTCCGAAGCCAACGCCGTTTGAGCGCTATCCGTTTTTAACGATGGAAATCGAAAGACGGGCCAAAGAGGTGCTCGCGGAAACGTTCGCCAAGCGCGACGGCCATAAGCCGGAAGAGCTGAAACGCGATGCCGGCTTGTACCGCCGCTATGCCGGTGAAGCGAGAAAAGCGCTGCGGCAAGGAGGCTTGCGCATTTATACGACGATCGACAAAGCGATTTATGAGCAAATGCAGCGCGTGGCCGCCCGCTACCCGTATTATGGCAGCGATCGTGTGTATTATACGAAAGACAAGCGAACAGGGAAAACGATCGCCGAGCGCCAACCGGTGGAAGTGGGGGCGATGCTCATCGAAAACAAAACCGGCAAAATCATCAGCTTTGTCGGCGGCCGCGACTACAAGCGCGAGCAGTTAAACCACGCCACCCAGGCGCACCGTTCGAACGGCTCAACGATGAAGCCGCTTTTAGTGTACGCGCCGGCGATGGAGATGGGCGTCGTTCAGCCCGGTTCGGTCATTCCCGACCTGCCGCTTTCGATCGGTTCGTACAGCCCGAAAAACGCTGATGGAAACACACACGGCCTCGTCTCGGCGCGGCGCGCGCTTCAACAGTCGTACAACATCCCGGCCGTTCGGATCTATACGAAAATCCAAAGCCGCCATCCGGTCGATTATTTGCTCAAAATGGGGGTTACAAGCGTCGCCAAGCAAGAAGAAAACAATCCGGCTTTAGCAATTGGCGGGACGCACATCGGCGTCACCGTCGAAGAAAACGTCAATGCGTATGCGACGTTTGCCAATTACGGTTCCTTTGTCGATGCGTATATAATCGAAAAAATTACCGATAAAGACGGAACGATCATTTATCAGCATACGAGCAAGCCGGTTCCCGTCTTTTCTCCGCAAACATCGTATTTAATGATCGATATGATGCGCGATGTGCTGCATGGCGGAACCGCCTCCTCAGTGCCGCGCTACTTGACGTTTTCGGCTGACTGGGCCGGCAAAACGGGGACATCGCAAGACAAACACGATTCATGGTTTGTCGCCACAAACCCGAACGTGACGTTTGGCGTTTGGATTGGCTACGATCGTCCGGCGCCGCTGGAGTCGCGCTATAAGGGGCTGTCCTACAGCCGGCGCACCCAGCTGTTATGGGCGCAATTCATGAATGCCGCCCATCGCGTGAAACCGAAGCTGATCGCCCCGCCGGAGCGGTTTTTAATGCCCGGCGGCATCGTTCGCCGCGCGTATTGCGCCGCGAGCGGATTCAGCCCATCAGAGGCGTGCAAAAAAGCCGGACTCGTCCGCTATGATTTATACAATGCAAAGTTTACGCCGCGGCAAGGAAGCGATGACTATTTGGTCGAGGGCCGGTTTGTCGTCATTGGCGGGCGCCGGTATGCGGCGCTTGAGACGACGCCGGAGGAATTTGTCACCCGCGGGGTCATCGTCAATCCAAAGTGGCTCAATCAGTGGGGAATCGACGGGATGACATCAGCCGGCGATGACTTTGTTGTCGCCATCTTAAAAGAAAACGGGCGCGTCCCCGCTCCGCCGTCCGCCCGTCTGAACGGCCGCACTCTCGTCTGGGACCGACACCGGGAGCGCGATGTCATCGGCTACCGCGTCTATCAGGTGAGTGAAACCGGAGAGCGGCAAATCGCCGCCATCATTAAAGCGGAGGAAGCGGCTTCCTTTTCTGCTCTCAAACCGGGAGCGGCCTATTACGTCACCGCTGTCGATATTGCCGGCCGCGAATCGGCGCCATCGGGCAAAGTCGCACTGCCGGCCGCCCAGCCCGCCCCGCCGGCCAATCCGCCTGCTCGGGAGGACAACGCGGAAAATGGCGCTGCTTCCCCATCCGCTCCTCGATAA
- a CDS encoding GAF domain-containing protein, which produces MFRPTAYSGTREENYALVIEQLKALIAGEPNMIANLANAAALLNQFLTDINWVGFYLAEGDELVLGPFQGLPACVRIPFGKGVCGTAAAERRTVVVPDVHQFPGHIACDAASQSEIVVPLIKEGRVIGVLDIDSPVKNRFDDTDRRYLEQFVGVLISE; this is translated from the coding sequence ATGTTTCGTCCAACCGCCTACAGCGGTACACGCGAAGAAAACTATGCGCTCGTCATCGAGCAGCTGAAAGCGCTCATCGCCGGAGAGCCGAACATGATCGCCAACTTGGCGAACGCTGCCGCCCTGCTTAATCAGTTTCTCACCGACATCAACTGGGTCGGGTTTTACTTGGCAGAGGGCGACGAACTTGTGCTCGGCCCGTTCCAAGGATTGCCGGCGTGCGTGCGCATTCCGTTCGGCAAAGGGGTGTGCGGCACAGCAGCCGCCGAGCGGCGGACGGTCGTCGTTCCCGATGTGCACCAATTTCCGGGCCATATCGCCTGCGATGCTGCATCCCAATCGGAAATTGTCGTGCCGCTCATCAAGGAAGGCCGCGTCATCGGCGTCCTTGACATCGACAGCCCGGTGAAAAACCGCTTTGATGACACTGACCGCCGCTATTTAGAGCAATTCGTCGGCGTGCTCATTTCCGAATGA
- the hisJ gene encoding histidinol-phosphatase HisJ has translation MRDGHIHTPFCPHGSPDPLERYVERAIALGYTDISFTEHAPLPERFVDPTPEQDSAMERRQLERYLAAVADVKERYRNDITIRVGLEVDFIPGWEEETARLLDEVGPLLDDSILSVHFLAHEGQYVCLDYSADMFADIVRLFGSVERVHRAYYETVRRSIRADLGRYKPKRIGHITLVRKFWRRFPCPDPMTELVLAILVDMEQFGYAIDYNGAGAAKPLCLEPYPPNHLIAEARRRGIPIVYGSDAHRADDLHQGRDVMDHEALAVDNRQASS, from the coding sequence TTGCGTGACGGCCATATTCATACACCGTTTTGCCCGCACGGAAGCCCTGACCCGCTTGAGCGATACGTGGAACGAGCGATCGCGCTCGGCTATACCGACATTTCGTTCACTGAACATGCCCCGCTGCCGGAACGGTTTGTCGACCCGACGCCGGAGCAGGACAGCGCCATGGAGCGCCGGCAGCTTGAGCGCTATTTGGCCGCTGTCGCTGATGTGAAGGAGCGCTACCGAAACGACATCACGATCCGCGTCGGGCTTGAGGTCGACTTTATCCCCGGTTGGGAGGAAGAGACGGCACGATTGCTCGATGAAGTCGGCCCATTGCTTGATGACAGCATTTTATCGGTTCACTTTTTAGCGCACGAAGGCCAATATGTATGCCTTGACTACAGCGCCGATATGTTCGCCGACATCGTTCGCCTGTTCGGCTCCGTTGAGCGCGTTCACCGCGCTTATTACGAAACCGTGCGCCGGTCGATCCGCGCCGACCTTGGCCGCTATAAGCCGAAACGCATCGGGCATATCACGCTTGTGCGCAAGTTTTGGCGCCGCTTTCCATGTCCGGATCCGATGACTGAGCTCGTTCTTGCCATTCTTGTTGACATGGAGCAGTTCGGCTATGCGATCGACTATAATGGAGCTGGCGCCGCCAAACCGCTCTGCCTTGAGCCTTACCCGCCCAACCACCTCATCGCTGAAGCGCGGCGGCGCGGCATCCCGATCGTTTACGGCTCGGACGCTCATCGCGCGGACGACTTGCATCAAGGGCGGGACGTGATGGATCACGAGGCGCTTGCGGTTGACAATCGCCAGGCGTCATCATAA
- the tyrS gene encoding tyrosine--tRNA ligase, giving the protein MDLLEELQWRGLVNQTTDEDGLRKLLNEGNVTLYCGFDPTADSLHIGNLAAILTLRRFQQAGHRPIALVGGATGLIGDPSGKKNERTLNAKETVEAWGARIKEQLGRLLDFEAEGNPAKIANNYDWIGPLDVITFLRDVGKHFSINYMLAKESVQSRIETGISFTEFSYMMLQAYDFLNLYETEQCRLQIGGSDQWGNITAGLELIRRTKGEAEAFGLTIPLVTKADGTKFGKTESGTIWLDPEKTSPYEFYQFWINTDDRDVIRYLKYFTFLSKEEIEALEHELREAPEKRAAQKALAEEVTKLVHGEEALRQAIRISEALFSGDIAELTAAEIEQGFKDVPSFVHEGGDVPLVELLVAAGISPSKRQAREDVQNGAIYVNGERIQDVGAVLTAEHRLEGRFTVIRRGKKKYYLIRYV; this is encoded by the coding sequence ATGGACTTGCTCGAAGAACTGCAATGGCGTGGGCTCGTCAATCAAACGACGGATGAAGACGGGCTCCGAAAGCTGCTGAATGAAGGAAACGTGACGCTCTATTGCGGATTTGACCCGACAGCGGACAGTTTGCACATCGGCAACTTAGCGGCCATTTTGACGCTGCGCCGCTTCCAGCAGGCCGGACATCGGCCGATCGCCTTAGTCGGCGGCGCAACCGGACTGATCGGCGACCCGAGCGGGAAGAAAAACGAGCGCACGCTCAACGCCAAAGAGACGGTCGAAGCATGGGGCGCCCGCATTAAAGAACAGCTCGGTCGGCTGTTAGACTTTGAAGCGGAAGGCAATCCAGCAAAAATCGCTAATAATTATGATTGGATCGGTCCGCTTGATGTCATTACGTTTTTGCGCGATGTCGGCAAGCATTTCAGCATCAATTACATGCTCGCCAAAGAATCGGTGCAGTCGCGCATTGAAACCGGCATTTCGTTCACCGAGTTCAGCTACATGATGCTGCAGGCGTACGATTTCCTCAACTTGTACGAAACGGAACAATGCCGCCTGCAAATCGGCGGCAGCGACCAATGGGGCAACATTACCGCCGGGCTCGAGCTCATTCGTAGAACGAAAGGAGAAGCGGAAGCGTTCGGCTTGACGATTCCGCTCGTCACGAAAGCGGACGGCACGAAGTTCGGAAAAACGGAAAGCGGCACGATTTGGCTTGATCCGGAAAAAACGTCGCCGTATGAGTTTTACCAGTTTTGGATTAACACCGATGACCGTGATGTCATCCGCTACTTGAAGTATTTTACGTTCCTGTCGAAAGAGGAAATCGAGGCGCTTGAACACGAGCTGCGCGAGGCGCCGGAGAAGCGGGCGGCGCAGAAAGCACTGGCTGAGGAAGTGACGAAGCTCGTGCATGGCGAAGAGGCGCTTAGGCAGGCGATCCGCATTTCTGAGGCGCTCTTTAGCGGCGACATTGCCGAGTTGACGGCCGCGGAAATCGAGCAAGGGTTTAAAGATGTGCCGTCGTTTGTCCATGAAGGAGGCGACGTTCCGCTCGTCGAGCTGCTTGTCGCCGCCGGCATTTCGCCATCGAAGCGACAGGCGCGCGAAGATGTTCAAAACGGCGCCATCTATGTCAACGGCGAACGCATCCAAGACGTCGGCGCCGTCTTAACGGCCGAACACCGTTTGGAAGGGCGGTTTACCGTCATCCGCCGCGGCAAAAAGAAATATTATTTAATTCGCTACGTCTAA
- the rpsD gene encoding 30S ribosomal protein S4, whose product MARYTGPTWKISRRLGISLSGTGKELQKRPYPPGQHGPGQRRKLSEYGLQLQEKQKLRHMYGVNERQFRKTFEEAGKMPGKHGENFMILLESRLDNLVYRLGLARTRRQARQLVTHGHILVDGSRVNIPSYRVKPGQTIAVREKSRNLQVIKEALEANNFVPDYLTFDPEKMEGTYTRLPERSELPAEINEALIVEFYSR is encoded by the coding sequence ATGGCTCGTTATACTGGCCCAACATGGAAAATTTCCCGCCGCCTTGGCATCTCGTTAAGCGGCACGGGGAAAGAATTGCAAAAACGTCCGTATCCGCCTGGTCAACACGGCCCAGGCCAACGGAGAAAATTGTCGGAGTACGGCTTGCAGCTGCAAGAAAAACAAAAGCTGCGCCATATGTACGGCGTGAACGAACGCCAGTTCCGCAAAACGTTTGAGGAAGCGGGCAAAATGCCGGGCAAACACGGCGAAAACTTCATGATTTTGCTTGAATCGCGCCTCGACAACCTCGTCTACCGTTTAGGGTTGGCTCGCACGCGCCGTCAAGCCCGCCAGCTTGTGACGCACGGCCACATTTTAGTTGACGGCAGCCGCGTCAACATCCCGTCGTACCGCGTCAAACCGGGACAAACGATCGCTGTCCGCGAAAAATCGCGCAACTTGCAAGTCATTAAAGAAGCGCTCGAAGCGAACAACTTCGTTCCGGATTACTTGACGTTCGACCCGGAAAAAATGGAAGGCACGTACACTCGCCTGCCGGAGCGTTCCGAACTGCCGGCGGAAATTAACGAAGCGCTCATCGTTGAGTTCTACTCGCGTTAA